The genome window GCGCCGACGACCTTGTACGGCAGGCCGACGCGGATCATCACCTCTTCGAAGACGCGGGACTGGGCGTTGGTGCGGTAGAACACCGCGACGTCGCCGTACTTCGCCTTGTCCTGGTCGGAGAGCTCGTCGATCTCGCGCGCGACGAACGCCGCCTCGTCGTGCTCGCTGTCGGCGACGTACCCGACGATCTTGTCGCCGGACCCCGCCTGCGACCAGAGGTTCTTCGCCTTGCGGCCCTCGTTGCGGGCGATGACGGCGTTCGCGGCCGTCAGGATCGTCTGCGTCGATCGGTAGTTCTGCTCCAGCAGCACGGTCTTGGCGTCGGGGAAGTCGCGCTCGAACTCCAGGATGTTGCGGATGGTCGCGCCGCGGAACGCGTAGATCGCCTGGTCGGCGTCGCCGACGACGACCAGCTCGGACGGGCCGACCGCGCCCTCCTCGTCCTGCTCGCCCGCGCGGACGACGTCGCCGTCGACGGTGCGCCGCTCGGCACGGCCGACGTCACCACCGGTGAGCTCGCGGACGAGGACGTACTGCGCGTGGTTGGTGTCCTGGTACTCGTCGACCATCACGTGCCTGAACCGCCGCCGGTAGTGCTCCCGGACGTCGGGGAACGCCTGCAGCAGGTGCACGGTCGTCATGATCAGGTCGTCGAAGTCGAACGCGTTGGCCTGCTGCAGCCGCTTCTGGTACATCGCGTAGCACTCGGCCGTGGTGCGTTCGAGGTGGCTCGACGCCTGCTGCATCGCCGCCTCGTGGTCGATCAGCTCGTTCTTGAGGTTGGACACCTGCGCGGAGATCTGGCGCGGCGGGTAGCGCTTGGGGTCGAGGTCGAGGTCGCGGCAGACGAGGGTCATCAGCCGCTGGCTGTCGGTCGCGTCGTAGATGGAGAACTGGGACGAGAAGCCGAACAGCTTGGCGTCCTTGCGCAGGATGCGGACGCATGCGGCGTGGAACGTCATCACCCACATCGCCCTGGCCCGGCCGCCGACGAGCGCCTCGACCCGCTCCCGCATCTCCCTGGCGGCCTTGTTGGTGAACGTGATCGCGAGGATCGCGCCGGGATGGACGCCCCGCGCCCCGAGGAGGTACGCGATGCGGTTGGTGAGCACGCGGGTCTTGCCCGAGCCCGCACCCGCGACGACGAGCAGCGGGGTGCCCTCGTGGACGACCGCCTCGCGCTGCTGGGTGTTGAGCCCGTCGAGCAGCTCGTCGACGTTCGCCCCGGCGCGCTGACGTCCCGGCTTCTCGCCGGACGAGGCGGGGGCGGCGGCGGACTCGGGCAGCAGGTGCGGAAAGAGCGTCGACATCACCACCGAGTCTAGGTGGTCGCACCGACCGTCCCCTCGCTCACACGGCGTCGCGGCGGGAATGATCGGCCGCCGCCCGGTGTCGTCACCCAGGTACCCGCACTCCCGAATCACCCATCCGAGCAGGAAGAGGTCGCCGTGACCGTGGAAGCACCCGAGCGCACGGCACGCGTCCCCCTCCCCGTGTGGATCCTGGCCTCGAGCATCTTCGTCCTGGGCACCTCGGAGTTCGTGGTCGCCGGCCTGCTGCCGGTGATCGCCGCCGACCTGGGCGTCACGGTGCCTCGGGCCGGCCTGCTGATCTCGGCGTTCGCGGTGGCCATGGTGCTCGGCGCGCCGGCGATGGCGGTGCTCACCCTCCGACTGCCGCGCCGGACGACGCTGCTCGCCATGCTCGGTGTGTTCGCGGCGGGCAACGTGCTGGCCGCGCTCTCCGCCGACTACGGGTACCTGTTGGTCGGACGGGTGGTGACCGCGGTCGCGACCGGCGGGTTCTGGGCCGTCGCGGCGGTCGTCACGGTGTCCCTCACCCCGGAACGCGCCCGCGCACGTGCCCTGGCCGCCCTGGTCACCGGCCTGACCGTGTCCAACATCGTGGGCGTCCCGCTCGGGACGTTCATCGGCCAGCAGCTCGGCTGGCGCGCCACGTTCTGGACGGTCGCCGGTCTCGCCGTGCTGGCCGTGCCGGCCGTGGTCGCGCTCGTGCCGAACCCCGCGCGCACCGCCACCGCCACCCGGCTCGGCACCGAGGTGCGGGCCTTCCGCAGCGGCCGACTGTGGCTCGCGCTGGCCACCACCGCGGTCTTCCAGGGCGGCCTCATCGCGCTGTTCGCGTACGTCGCGCCGCTGCTCACCGATGTCGCGGGGCTCCCCGCGGCCGCCGTGCCCCTCGTGCTGGCGGCGTTCGGCCTGGGCAACATCGTCGGCATCAACCTCGGCGGCAGGTTCGCCGACGCGTACCCCTGGCGCACGCTGTTCACCGGACTCGCCGGCACCGTCGCGGTGCTCGTCCTGCTCGGCATCACCGCCGGCGGCCCGGTCGTGACCGTCGCTCTCGTCCTGCTGCTCGGGGTCATCGGGTTCTCCGTCGCGGCACCGCTGAACGCCAGGGTCTTCGCGCTCGCGGGTCCCGCGCCCACCCTCGCCAGCGCGGTGAACGCGTCCGCGTTCAACGTCGGCAACACGGTGGGCCCCTGGCTGGGCGGCCTGGTGATCAGCGCCGGCCTCGGCTACGCCGCGCCCGCGTGGGTCGGCGCCGCGATGCTGACCAGCGCCCTCGGGCTCGGCCTGCTGTCGCGCCGTCTCGACCGCCGCGTAGAGCCGTCCCCGGTCGAGCCGTACGCACCGAGCGTGCGGCCCGAATGCCCGATGGAGTCGTAGCCCTACACGGCGGGTGGTGCGCCCTCCACCGGCCGGTCGCCGCGGCGGATGACGGGGTTGACGACGACGAACACGGCGAGCAGGGCGAGCACCCCGACGCTCACCAGGAACGGCGCCACCGGCCGCAGGTCGTACAACGCCGTGCCCACGAGCGGTCCGGCGACGAAGCTGAGCGCGTTGGTGGACGAGATCAGCCCGGCGACCCCGCCCTGTTCCCCGTGCTCCACCAGCAGCGTCGGACCGGCCATGTAGCCGGGCATGGCGATGCCCAGCCCGAGCCCGGCGAGTGCCATGCCGACCAGCACGGCGCCGAACCCCAGGTCGGGCACCAGCATGCCGAAGCCCACGATGGCGACGGGGATGCCGGTACGGATCAGGCGGCGCGGTGGCCAGCCGAGGCGAGGCACGATGACCGCCTGGGTGAGCAGCACCATCGCGCCGGCGGCGAGCGATACGAAGCCCGTGAGGCGCGCGGTGGCCTCGGCGGCGAGCCCCATCCGGTCCTGCAGCAGGAACGCGACGGTGAGCTGGACGACGCCGAGCGCGCGGTGAACATGCCGAACCCGACCACGAGATACGGCCACAGCCGGCCGTCGAACGGGCTCAGCCGCGGCGCCTTCGCCCGGGTCGCCGGCCGCGGACTGCGCGGGAGCCTCCAGAAGACCGCGAGGCCGATCACCACGAGGGCCGCCGGGGCGACGTAGAGCGGCAGAAGCAGGTCGATCCCGCCGAGCAGCCCGCCTACCACCGGTGCGCACACCAGCGCGAGACCCTGCGCGGCGCCGATGCCCGCGACGCCCCGTACCCGTTCACGCTCGCCCGGCGTGACGTCGGCGACGTACGCCTGCGCCGCGACCGGTGCCGCGGCCATCGTCGCGCCGTACCCGATCCCGCGGGTCACGAGCATCAGGCCGAGCAGGACCACTCCCGCGACGACCCCCCGCAGTCCGGCATGGGACACCAGGGCGAAGGCGCTCAGGCTCAGTACCCCACCGCCGAGTGCGATCAGCAGGACCGTCCGGCGCCCCCAGACCTCGCTCCGCGCCCCCCAGAACGGGCTCGTCAGGACGACGCAGACCGCCGACAGGCTCAGCACCAGGCCGAGCTGGACGCTGGACAGCCCCAGCTCGCGGGACAGGGGCGGCAGGATCGGGAACAGCAGCTGCTGCCCGGTGACGACGCCGAACACGGCCAGGTAGGTGAGGGCGAAGGCCGACCTGCCCACGAGCACGCCGTCGCCCCGACCGACCGGCGGGCCGCCGTCCGCGACCTCCCGCCCTCCGGCGTCCACGCCCATCGCACCTCCCAGGGAATCAACTTAGGCTTACCTAACCTAACCCACGCGTGCGTCGCGGGACGTAGGACCTTCGTCCGATCCGGTCCGCTCGACCGAGTTCCTAGGATGTGGATGTGGCTGAAGAAACGGAAGTGAAGCGCGCACTCGTCCTGGCGGC of Streptosporangiales bacterium contains these proteins:
- the cmx_cmrA gene encoding Cmx/CmrA family chloramphenicol efflux MFS transporter yields the protein MTVEAPERTARVPLPVWILASSIFVLGTSEFVVAGLLPVIAADLGVTVPRAGLLISAFAVAMVLGAPAMAVLTLRLPRRTTLLAMLGVFAAGNVLAALSADYGYLLVGRVVTAVATGGFWAVAAVVTVSLTPERARARALAALVTGLTVSNIVGVPLGTFIGQQLGWRATFWTVAGLAVLAVPAVVALVPNPARTATATRLGTEVRAFRSGRLWLALATTAVFQGGLIALFAYVAPLLTDVAGLPAAAVPLVLAAFGLGNIVGINLGGRFADAYPWRTLFTGLAGTVAVLVLLGITAGGPVVTVALVLLLGVIGFSVAAPLNARVFALAGPAPTLASAVNASAFNVGNTVGPWLGGLVISAGLGYAAPAWVGAAMLTSALGLGLLSRRLDRRVEPSPVEPYAPSVRPECPMES
- a CDS encoding MFS transporter, producing the protein MGVDAGGREVADGGPPVGRGDGVLVGRSAFALTYLAVFGVVTGQQLLFPILPPLSRELGLSSVQLGLVLSLSAVCVVLTSPFWGARSEVWGRRTVLLIALGGGVLSLSAFALVSHAGLRGVVAGVVLLGLMLVTRGIGYGATMAAAPVAAQAYVADVTPGERERVRGVAGIGAAQGLALVCAPVVGGLLGGIDLLLPLYVAPAALVVIGLAVFWRLPRSPRPATRAKAPRLSPFDGRLWPYLVVGFGMFTARSASSSSPSRSCCRTGWGSPPRPPRASRASYRSPPARWCCSPRRSSCLASAGHRAA
- a CDS encoding MFS transporter, with the protein product MGLAAEATARLTGFVSLAAGAMVLLTQAVIVPRLGWPPRRLIRTGIPVAIVGFGMLVPDLGFGAVLVGMALAGLGLGIAMPGYMAGPTLLVEHGEQGGVAGLISSTNALSFVAGPLVGTALYDLRPVAPFLVSVGVLALLAVFVVVNPVIRRGDRPVEGAPPAV
- the pcrA gene encoding DNA helicase PcrA, with amino-acid sequence MSTLFPHLLPESAAAPASSGEKPGRQRAGANVDELLDGLNTQQREAVVHEGTPLLVVAGAGSGKTRVLTNRIAYLLGARGVHPGAILAITFTNKAAREMRERVEALVGGRARAMWVMTFHAACVRILRKDAKLFGFSSQFSIYDATDSQRLMTLVCRDLDLDPKRYPPRQISAQVSNLKNELIDHEAAMQQASSHLERTTAECYAMYQKRLQQANAFDFDDLIMTTVHLLQAFPDVREHYRRRFRHVMVDEYQDTNHAQYVLVRELTGGDVGRAERRTVDGDVVRAGEQDEEGAVGPSELVVVGDADQAIYAFRGATIRNILEFERDFPDAKTVLLEQNYRSTQTILTAANAVIARNEGRKAKNLWSQAGSGDKIVGYVADSEHDEAAFVAREIDELSDQDKAKYGDVAVFYRTNAQSRVFEEVMIRVGLPYKVVGAVRFYERREVRDLLAYLRVLANPDDTVSLRRIVNVPKRGIGDRAEACLETFANQQGISFYQALQRSGEVYGLATRSLNAVQEFTALTNELRDLVEGGAPPSAIAEEVLAKTGYLTELEQSRDPQDETRIENLQELVSVAREFEETDDDGTLADFLERVSLVADADQVPEGEDHGGMVTLMTLHTAKGLEFPVVFLTGLEDGVFPHQRSLGKAKELEEERRLAYVGITRARQRLYVSRAEVRSAWGTPSYNPPSRFLQELPSELLDWRRVSGEVGRVRSRRPTESAGAALAGRPGVRSPGNRPVPVLSIGDRISHDRFGMGQVIAVSGHDDKAQAKIYFGDDVGEKTFIL